The following are encoded together in the Monodelphis domestica isolate mMonDom1 chromosome 5, mMonDom1.pri, whole genome shotgun sequence genome:
- the LOC100020001 gene encoding protein kinase C zeta type-like isoform X1: MIGVWTSPAEPLTPEPKKPTPAEGSLCVGPVPEFSSRESGLLQTSLASAVTFNSPLLSTIASSSMDEDTEMVSGLASWTASSSSQVEVSPPNLVATTGDEPSLGTEPHNAIHESLSPRTGSFPALSTPTACTRTASLEPATSLEDQGPACLTPETERNPQATPTPAITLPPASTQEVCTTASPSPPDTNTEGSSVQAGTASVSDQVPSTSSLFPRGDAGVVPVTHAQGHDVPGSTVTPIRSPLTPVSTIIPSAGRYNWKSFILNFTITNMFYTTKMAQRDSSTFRLPECFLQRMFKVLFERSSLGSQYCGCNVTLLRSMKNGAATGVEVICFYKEVFSVPVLDKKKIYQELSQETNGITRLGHYILDKKSLYVDGYNPQMPPPSTKESVYHHGTRRWRKLYRMNGHLFQSKCFNRRAYCGQCSERIWCLGRQGYKCIKCKLLVHKGCHILVPRTCKRHMNLVMPSQEPQVEDKNDKVDLPSEENDGLAYVPSTWKHDSLKDDSGDIKPVIDGMDGIKISQGLGLQDFDLIRVIGRGSYAKVLLVRLKKNDQIYAMKVVKKKFVHDHENTNWVQTEKHVFEQASSNPFLVGLHSCFQTRSHLFLVIEYVNGGDLLFHMQRKNKLPEEQTRFYAAEICIALNFLHERGIIYRDLKLDNVLLDSEGHIKLTDYGICKEGLGPGDTTRTFCGTPNYIAPEILRGEEYGFSVDWWALGVLMFEMMVGRSPFDIITDKLDMDTEDDLFQVILEKPIQIPRFLSVKASHVLKGFLNKDPKGRLGCQPQTGFSDIKSHTFFRSIDWDLLEKKQALPPFQPQITDDYGLDNFDTQFTSKPVQLTPDDENVIKRIDQSGFEGFEYINPLLLSTEESV; encoded by the exons ATGATTGGAGTCTGGACAAGCCCAGCTGAACCTCTCACTCCGGAGCCCAAGAAGCCCACCCCTGCTGAGGGTTCACTCTGTGTTGGACCAGTGCCTGAATTTAGCAGCAGGGAAAGTGGACTTTTACAGACTAGCTTGGCCTCTGCTGTGACCTTTAACTCTCCACTACTGAGCACCATTGCTTCTAGCAGCATGGATGAAGACACAGAAATGGTGTCAGGATTAGCTTCCTGGACAGCCAGCTCCTCATCACAAGTAGAAGTCAGTCCTCCTAATCTGGTTGCCACCACAGGAGATGAACCCTCTCTGGGAACAGAACCTCACAATGCCATCCACGAATCTCTGAGCCCAAGAACAGGCTCCTTTCCTGCCTTAAGTACTCCCACAGCCTGCACAAGAACAGCTTCCCTTGAGCCTGCTACTTCATTGGAGGACCAAGGGCCAGCCTGCCTGACTCCAGAGACTGAGAGAAACCCACAGGCAACACCAACTCCAGCTATCACCCTGCCTCCAGCCAGCACACAGGAAGTTTGCACAACAGCATCTCCCAGTCCTCCTGACACAAACACAGAGGGCAGCAGTGTCCAGGCAGGGACAGCCTCTGTTTCTGATCAGGTGCCTTCCACTTCCAGCCTCTTCCCAa GAGGTGATGCTGGTGTGGTGCCAGTCACACATGCCCAAGGCCATGATGTACCAGGAAGCACAGTAACACCAATAAGGAGCCCCCTGACCCCTGTGTCTACTATTATTCCCTCAG CAGGGAGATACAACTGGAAGAGCTTCATCCTTAACttcaccatcaccaacatgttTTATACAACCAAGATGGCTCAAAGGGATTCCAGCACATTCCGTCTTCCTGAATGTTTCCTGCAGCGCATG ttcaAGGTATTGTTTGAAAGAAGCAGCCTTGGCTCTCAGTATTGTGGATGCAATGTGACCTTGCTGAG GTCTATGAAAAATGGGGCAGCAACAGGAGTGGAGGTTATATGTTTTTATAAGGAAGTTTTCTCTGTCCCCGTCTTGGACAAGAAGAAGATTTACCAAGAGCTGAGTCAAGAGACTAATGGAATAACAAGGCTTGGACATTATATTCTAGATAAGAAAAGCCTCTATGTGGATG GGTATAACCCTCAGATGCCACCCCCCTCCACAAAAG AATCAGTCTACCACCATGGGACCAGAAGATGGAGGAAACTCTACCGAATGAATGGGCATCTGTTTCAATCCAAATGTTTTAACAGAAGAGCCTACTGTGGCCAGTGCAGTGAAAGGATATGGTGTCTCGGAAGGCAAGGCTACAAGTGTATCAAGTGCAAATTACTGGTCCATAAAGGTTGTCATATTCTTGTACCACGGACCTGCAAAAGGCATATGAATTTGGTGATGCCATCCCAAGAACCTCAAGTAGAggataaaaatgataaagttgACCTTCCCTCCGAAGAAAATGATGGACTCGCTTATGTTCCCTCAACCTGGAAACATGACAGCCTTAAAGATGATTCTGGGGACATTAAGCCAGTTATCGATGGGATGGATGGAATTAAAATATCTCAGGGGCTCGGGCTACAGGACTTTGATTTAATCAGAGTTATTGGACGGGGGAGTTATGCCAAAGTTCTCTTAGTGCGATTGAAAAAGAATGACCAGATTTATGCCATGAAGGTAGTCAAAAAGAAGTTCGTCCATGATCATGAAAACACCAACTGGGTGCAGACAGAGAAGCATGTATTTGAACAGGCCTCCAGTAACCCTTTCCTTGTTGGCCTGCACTCCTGCTTCCAAACAAGAAGTCACTTATTCCTTGTCATCGAGTATGTGAATGGAGGGGATCTTCTGTTTCATATGCAAAGGAAAAATAAGCTTCCGGAGGAACAAACCAGGTTTTATGCTGCTGAAATATGTATTGCTCTAAACTTTCTCCACGAACGAGGAATTATCTACAGGGACTTAAAACTAGATAATGTCCTCCTAGATTCTGAAGGTCACATCAAATTAACAGATTATGGCATTTGCAAGGAAGGTTTGGGCCCAGGTGACACAACAAGGACTTTCTGTGGGACACCAAATTATATTGCCCCAGAAATCCTAAGGGGAGAAGAATACGGGTTCAGTGTGGACTGGTGGGCTCTTGGTGTCCTGATGTTTGAGATGATGGTAGGAAGATCGCCATTTGATATAATCACAGACAAATTGGACATGGACACTGAAGATGACCTCTTCCAAGTTATCCTTGAGAAGCCTATTCAAATCCCCAGATTTCTCTCTGTCAAAGCTTCCCatgttttaaaaggatttttaaataagGATCCCAAAGGGAGGCTTGGTTGCCAACCACAAACGGGATTTTCAGATATCAAATCTCATACGTTCTTCCGTAGCATAGACTGGGATCTGCTGGAGAAGAAGCAAGCCCTCCCTCCATTTCAGCCTCAGATAACTGATGATTATGGTCTGGATAACTTCGATACACAGTTCACCAGCAAACCTGTGCAGCTAACCCCAGATGATGAGAATGTAATAAAAAGAATAGACCAGTCAGGATTTGAAGGATTTGAATACATCAATCCTCTGTTGCTTTCTACAGAAGAGTCAGTGTGA
- the LOC100020001 gene encoding protein kinase C zeta type-like isoform X3, with amino-acid sequence MKNGAATGVEVICFYKEVFSVPVLDKKKIYQELSQETNGITRLGHYILDKKSLYVDGYNPQMPPPSTKESVYHHGTRRWRKLYRMNGHLFQSKCFNRRAYCGQCSERIWCLGRQGYKCIKCKLLVHKGCHILVPRTCKRHMNLVMPSQEPQVEDKNDKVDLPSEENDGLAYVPSTWKHDSLKDDSGDIKPVIDGMDGIKISQGLGLQDFDLIRVIGRGSYAKVLLVRLKKNDQIYAMKVVKKKFVHDHENTNWVQTEKHVFEQASSNPFLVGLHSCFQTRSHLFLVIEYVNGGDLLFHMQRKNKLPEEQTRFYAAEICIALNFLHERGIIYRDLKLDNVLLDSEGHIKLTDYGICKEGLGPGDTTRTFCGTPNYIAPEILRGEEYGFSVDWWALGVLMFEMMVGRSPFDIITDKLDMDTEDDLFQVILEKPIQIPRFLSVKASHVLKGFLNKDPKGRLGCQPQTGFSDIKSHTFFRSIDWDLLEKKQALPPFQPQITDDYGLDNFDTQFTSKPVQLTPDDENVIKRIDQSGFEGFEYINPLLLSTEESV; translated from the exons ATGAAAAATGGGGCAGCAACAGGAGTGGAGGTTATATGTTTTTATAAGGAAGTTTTCTCTGTCCCCGTCTTGGACAAGAAGAAGATTTACCAAGAGCTGAGTCAAGAGACTAATGGAATAACAAGGCTTGGACATTATATTCTAGATAAGAAAAGCCTCTATGTGGATG GGTATAACCCTCAGATGCCACCCCCCTCCACAAAAG AATCAGTCTACCACCATGGGACCAGAAGATGGAGGAAACTCTACCGAATGAATGGGCATCTGTTTCAATCCAAATGTTTTAACAGAAGAGCCTACTGTGGCCAGTGCAGTGAAAGGATATGGTGTCTCGGAAGGCAAGGCTACAAGTGTATCAAGTGCAAATTACTGGTCCATAAAGGTTGTCATATTCTTGTACCACGGACCTGCAAAAGGCATATGAATTTGGTGATGCCATCCCAAGAACCTCAAGTAGAggataaaaatgataaagttgACCTTCCCTCCGAAGAAAATGATGGACTCGCTTATGTTCCCTCAACCTGGAAACATGACAGCCTTAAAGATGATTCTGGGGACATTAAGCCAGTTATCGATGGGATGGATGGAATTAAAATATCTCAGGGGCTCGGGCTACAGGACTTTGATTTAATCAGAGTTATTGGACGGGGGAGTTATGCCAAAGTTCTCTTAGTGCGATTGAAAAAGAATGACCAGATTTATGCCATGAAGGTAGTCAAAAAGAAGTTCGTCCATGATCATGAAAACACCAACTGGGTGCAGACAGAGAAGCATGTATTTGAACAGGCCTCCAGTAACCCTTTCCTTGTTGGCCTGCACTCCTGCTTCCAAACAAGAAGTCACTTATTCCTTGTCATCGAGTATGTGAATGGAGGGGATCTTCTGTTTCATATGCAAAGGAAAAATAAGCTTCCGGAGGAACAAACCAGGTTTTATGCTGCTGAAATATGTATTGCTCTAAACTTTCTCCACGAACGAGGAATTATCTACAGGGACTTAAAACTAGATAATGTCCTCCTAGATTCTGAAGGTCACATCAAATTAACAGATTATGGCATTTGCAAGGAAGGTTTGGGCCCAGGTGACACAACAAGGACTTTCTGTGGGACACCAAATTATATTGCCCCAGAAATCCTAAGGGGAGAAGAATACGGGTTCAGTGTGGACTGGTGGGCTCTTGGTGTCCTGATGTTTGAGATGATGGTAGGAAGATCGCCATTTGATATAATCACAGACAAATTGGACATGGACACTGAAGATGACCTCTTCCAAGTTATCCTTGAGAAGCCTATTCAAATCCCCAGATTTCTCTCTGTCAAAGCTTCCCatgttttaaaaggatttttaaataagGATCCCAAAGGGAGGCTTGGTTGCCAACCACAAACGGGATTTTCAGATATCAAATCTCATACGTTCTTCCGTAGCATAGACTGGGATCTGCTGGAGAAGAAGCAAGCCCTCCCTCCATTTCAGCCTCAGATAACTGATGATTATGGTCTGGATAACTTCGATACACAGTTCACCAGCAAACCTGTGCAGCTAACCCCAGATGATGAGAATGTAATAAAAAGAATAGACCAGTCAGGATTTGAAGGATTTGAATACATCAATCCTCTGTTGCTTTCTACAGAAGAGTCAGTGTGA
- the LOC100020001 gene encoding protein kinase C zeta type-like isoform X2: MIGVWTSPAEPLTPEPKKPTPAEGSLCVGPVPEFSSRESGLLQTSLASAVTFNSPLLSTIASSSMDEDTEMVSGLASWTASSSSQVEVSPPNLVATTGDEPSLGTEPHNAIHESLSPRTGSFPALSTPTACTRTASLEPATSLEDQGPACLTPETERNPQATPTPAITLPPASTQEVCTTASPSPPDTNTEGSSVQAGTASVSDQVPSTSSLFPRGDAGVVPVTHAQGHDVPGSTVTPIRSPLTPVSTIIPSAGRYNWKSFILNFTITNMFYTTKMAQRDSSTFRLPECFLQRMFKVLFERSSLGSQYCGCNVTLLRSMKNGAATGVEVICFYKEVFSVPVLDKKKIYQELSQETNGITRLGHYILDKKSLYVDESVYHHGTRRWRKLYRMNGHLFQSKCFNRRAYCGQCSERIWCLGRQGYKCIKCKLLVHKGCHILVPRTCKRHMNLVMPSQEPQVEDKNDKVDLPSEENDGLAYVPSTWKHDSLKDDSGDIKPVIDGMDGIKISQGLGLQDFDLIRVIGRGSYAKVLLVRLKKNDQIYAMKVVKKKFVHDHENTNWVQTEKHVFEQASSNPFLVGLHSCFQTRSHLFLVIEYVNGGDLLFHMQRKNKLPEEQTRFYAAEICIALNFLHERGIIYRDLKLDNVLLDSEGHIKLTDYGICKEGLGPGDTTRTFCGTPNYIAPEILRGEEYGFSVDWWALGVLMFEMMVGRSPFDIITDKLDMDTEDDLFQVILEKPIQIPRFLSVKASHVLKGFLNKDPKGRLGCQPQTGFSDIKSHTFFRSIDWDLLEKKQALPPFQPQITDDYGLDNFDTQFTSKPVQLTPDDENVIKRIDQSGFEGFEYINPLLLSTEESV; this comes from the exons ATGATTGGAGTCTGGACAAGCCCAGCTGAACCTCTCACTCCGGAGCCCAAGAAGCCCACCCCTGCTGAGGGTTCACTCTGTGTTGGACCAGTGCCTGAATTTAGCAGCAGGGAAAGTGGACTTTTACAGACTAGCTTGGCCTCTGCTGTGACCTTTAACTCTCCACTACTGAGCACCATTGCTTCTAGCAGCATGGATGAAGACACAGAAATGGTGTCAGGATTAGCTTCCTGGACAGCCAGCTCCTCATCACAAGTAGAAGTCAGTCCTCCTAATCTGGTTGCCACCACAGGAGATGAACCCTCTCTGGGAACAGAACCTCACAATGCCATCCACGAATCTCTGAGCCCAAGAACAGGCTCCTTTCCTGCCTTAAGTACTCCCACAGCCTGCACAAGAACAGCTTCCCTTGAGCCTGCTACTTCATTGGAGGACCAAGGGCCAGCCTGCCTGACTCCAGAGACTGAGAGAAACCCACAGGCAACACCAACTCCAGCTATCACCCTGCCTCCAGCCAGCACACAGGAAGTTTGCACAACAGCATCTCCCAGTCCTCCTGACACAAACACAGAGGGCAGCAGTGTCCAGGCAGGGACAGCCTCTGTTTCTGATCAGGTGCCTTCCACTTCCAGCCTCTTCCCAa GAGGTGATGCTGGTGTGGTGCCAGTCACACATGCCCAAGGCCATGATGTACCAGGAAGCACAGTAACACCAATAAGGAGCCCCCTGACCCCTGTGTCTACTATTATTCCCTCAG CAGGGAGATACAACTGGAAGAGCTTCATCCTTAACttcaccatcaccaacatgttTTATACAACCAAGATGGCTCAAAGGGATTCCAGCACATTCCGTCTTCCTGAATGTTTCCTGCAGCGCATG ttcaAGGTATTGTTTGAAAGAAGCAGCCTTGGCTCTCAGTATTGTGGATGCAATGTGACCTTGCTGAG GTCTATGAAAAATGGGGCAGCAACAGGAGTGGAGGTTATATGTTTTTATAAGGAAGTTTTCTCTGTCCCCGTCTTGGACAAGAAGAAGATTTACCAAGAGCTGAGTCAAGAGACTAATGGAATAACAAGGCTTGGACATTATATTCTAGATAAGAAAAGCCTCTATGTGGATG AATCAGTCTACCACCATGGGACCAGAAGATGGAGGAAACTCTACCGAATGAATGGGCATCTGTTTCAATCCAAATGTTTTAACAGAAGAGCCTACTGTGGCCAGTGCAGTGAAAGGATATGGTGTCTCGGAAGGCAAGGCTACAAGTGTATCAAGTGCAAATTACTGGTCCATAAAGGTTGTCATATTCTTGTACCACGGACCTGCAAAAGGCATATGAATTTGGTGATGCCATCCCAAGAACCTCAAGTAGAggataaaaatgataaagttgACCTTCCCTCCGAAGAAAATGATGGACTCGCTTATGTTCCCTCAACCTGGAAACATGACAGCCTTAAAGATGATTCTGGGGACATTAAGCCAGTTATCGATGGGATGGATGGAATTAAAATATCTCAGGGGCTCGGGCTACAGGACTTTGATTTAATCAGAGTTATTGGACGGGGGAGTTATGCCAAAGTTCTCTTAGTGCGATTGAAAAAGAATGACCAGATTTATGCCATGAAGGTAGTCAAAAAGAAGTTCGTCCATGATCATGAAAACACCAACTGGGTGCAGACAGAGAAGCATGTATTTGAACAGGCCTCCAGTAACCCTTTCCTTGTTGGCCTGCACTCCTGCTTCCAAACAAGAAGTCACTTATTCCTTGTCATCGAGTATGTGAATGGAGGGGATCTTCTGTTTCATATGCAAAGGAAAAATAAGCTTCCGGAGGAACAAACCAGGTTTTATGCTGCTGAAATATGTATTGCTCTAAACTTTCTCCACGAACGAGGAATTATCTACAGGGACTTAAAACTAGATAATGTCCTCCTAGATTCTGAAGGTCACATCAAATTAACAGATTATGGCATTTGCAAGGAAGGTTTGGGCCCAGGTGACACAACAAGGACTTTCTGTGGGACACCAAATTATATTGCCCCAGAAATCCTAAGGGGAGAAGAATACGGGTTCAGTGTGGACTGGTGGGCTCTTGGTGTCCTGATGTTTGAGATGATGGTAGGAAGATCGCCATTTGATATAATCACAGACAAATTGGACATGGACACTGAAGATGACCTCTTCCAAGTTATCCTTGAGAAGCCTATTCAAATCCCCAGATTTCTCTCTGTCAAAGCTTCCCatgttttaaaaggatttttaaataagGATCCCAAAGGGAGGCTTGGTTGCCAACCACAAACGGGATTTTCAGATATCAAATCTCATACGTTCTTCCGTAGCATAGACTGGGATCTGCTGGAGAAGAAGCAAGCCCTCCCTCCATTTCAGCCTCAGATAACTGATGATTATGGTCTGGATAACTTCGATACACAGTTCACCAGCAAACCTGTGCAGCTAACCCCAGATGATGAGAATGTAATAAAAAGAATAGACCAGTCAGGATTTGAAGGATTTGAATACATCAATCCTCTGTTGCTTTCTACAGAAGAGTCAGTGTGA